Proteins encoded in a region of the Methylobacterium radiotolerans JCM 2831 genome:
- the fabA gene encoding 3-hydroxyacyl-[acyl-carrier-protein] dehydratase FabA, which translates to MPPDAETQAQGANRRSHYSYEDLLACGRGELFGPGNAQLPLPPMLMFDRITSIGTEGGAHGKGHVTAELDIRPDLWFFPCHFQGDPVMPGCLGLDALWQMLGFHLGWLGSPGRGRALGVGEVKLAGQVLPTIKKVVYNVDVKRVRQGKLVLGIGDGWLEADGERVYQVQDMRVGLFQS; encoded by the coding sequence ATGCCGCCAGACGCCGAGACACAAGCGCAGGGTGCGAACCGCCGGTCGCACTATTCCTACGAGGATCTTCTGGCCTGCGGGCGCGGCGAACTCTTCGGACCCGGCAACGCGCAATTGCCGCTGCCGCCGATGCTGATGTTCGACCGGATCACGTCCATCGGGACCGAGGGCGGCGCCCACGGCAAGGGGCACGTGACGGCCGAGCTCGATATCCGGCCGGACCTCTGGTTCTTCCCCTGCCATTTCCAGGGCGATCCGGTCATGCCGGGTTGCCTGGGGCTCGACGCCCTGTGGCAGATGCTGGGCTTCCATCTCGGCTGGCTCGGCTCGCCGGGCCGCGGCCGCGCCCTCGGCGTGGGCGAGGTGAAGCTCGCCGGCCAGGTGCTGCCGACGATCAAGAAGGTCGTCTACAACGTCGACGTGAAGCGGGTCCGTCAGGGCAAGCTCGTGCTCGGCATCGGCGACGGCTGGCTCGAGGCGGACGGCGAGCGCGTCTATCAGGTCCAGGACATGCGGGTCGGCCTGTTCCAGAGTTGA
- the irr gene encoding Fur family transcriptional regulator Irr, whose translation MSEPVPFQAVFNGRVPAPQLEANGTPRRGCPLSDLRDRLRRAGLRPTRQRLSLGWLLFGRGDRHLTAEMLYDEAMRAKVPVSLATVYNTLHQFTEAGLLRQLALDGSKAYFDTNPTEHHHFYLEDESQVIDMPDCGITVDSLPEAPEGMEIAGVEVIVRLRRSRPAGRRQG comes from the coding sequence ATGTCCGAACCGGTGCCATTCCAGGCCGTCTTCAACGGCCGGGTCCCCGCTCCCCAGTTGGAGGCCAACGGGACTCCGCGCCGCGGCTGCCCGCTGTCCGACCTGCGCGACCGCCTGCGTCGGGCCGGCCTGCGGCCGACGCGGCAGCGCCTGTCCCTGGGCTGGCTGCTCTTCGGTCGCGGCGACCGCCACCTGACGGCGGAGATGCTCTACGACGAGGCGATGCGCGCCAAGGTGCCGGTGTCGCTGGCGACGGTCTACAACACCCTGCACCAATTCACCGAGGCGGGGCTCCTGCGCCAACTCGCGCTCGACGGGTCGAAGGCCTATTTCGACACGAACCCGACCGAGCACCACCATTTCTACCTGGAGGACGAGAGCCAGGTGATCGACATGCCGGATTGCGGCATCACGGTCGATTCGCTGCCCGAGGCGCCCGAGGGCATGGAGATCGCCGGTGTCGAGGTGATCGTGCGCCTGCGCCGCAGCCGTCCGGCGGGCCGCCGCCAGGGCTGA
- a CDS encoding 2-hydroxyacid dehydrogenase: MSKRKPLVVVTRRLPDAVETRMRELFDVRLNSEDAPMAPDAMASALREADVLVPTVTDEIDAGLIAQAGPNLRLIANFGNGVDHIDVAAALERGITVTNTPGVLTEDTADMTMALILAVARRVTEGARIIPDDEWTTGWSPTWMLGRRITGKRLGIVGMGRIGQALAKRARAFGLQVHYHNRRRVPAAIESALDATYWESLDQMLARVDIVSVNCPHTPATYHLLSARRLKLLKPEAVVVNTARGEVIDENALARLIEGGEISAAGLDVFEQEPAVSPRLVKLARQGKVVLLPHMGSATYESRTDMGEKVIINIKTFMDGHRPPDRILPSML, from the coding sequence GTGTCGAAGCGCAAGCCGCTGGTGGTCGTGACGCGGCGCCTGCCGGATGCCGTCGAGACGCGGATGCGCGAGCTGTTCGACGTCCGGCTCAATTCCGAGGACGCGCCGATGGCGCCGGACGCCATGGCGTCGGCCCTGCGCGAGGCCGACGTGCTCGTCCCCACCGTGACCGACGAGATCGATGCCGGGCTGATCGCCCAGGCCGGCCCGAACCTCCGCCTGATCGCCAATTTCGGCAACGGCGTCGATCACATCGACGTGGCGGCGGCGCTGGAGCGCGGCATCACGGTCACCAACACGCCCGGCGTGCTGACCGAGGACACCGCCGACATGACGATGGCGCTGATCCTCGCGGTGGCCCGCCGGGTCACCGAGGGCGCGCGGATCATCCCGGACGACGAGTGGACCACCGGCTGGTCGCCGACCTGGATGCTCGGCCGGCGCATCACCGGCAAGCGCCTCGGCATCGTGGGCATGGGCCGCATCGGCCAGGCGCTGGCCAAGCGCGCCCGCGCCTTCGGCCTGCAGGTGCACTATCACAACCGCCGCCGGGTGCCGGCCGCCATCGAGAGTGCGCTGGACGCGACCTACTGGGAATCCCTCGACCAGATGCTGGCGCGCGTCGACATCGTGTCGGTGAACTGCCCGCACACGCCCGCGACGTACCATCTGCTCTCGGCGCGGCGCCTCAAGCTGCTCAAGCCCGAGGCGGTCGTGGTCAACACCGCCCGCGGCGAGGTGATCGACGAGAACGCCCTGGCGCGCCTCATCGAGGGCGGCGAGATCTCGGCGGCCGGCCTCGACGTGTTCGAGCAGGAGCCCGCCGTCAGCCCCCGGCTCGTCAAGCTCGCCCGCCAGGGCAAGGTCGTCCTTCTGCCCCACATGGGCTCGGCGACCTACGAGAGCCGCACCGACATGGGCGAGAAGGTCATCATCAACATCAAGACCTTCATGGACGGCCACCGGCCGCCGGACCGCATCCTGCCGAGCATGCTCTGA
- a CDS encoding Crp/Fnr family transcriptional regulator has protein sequence MDWVEGIGYLGTALTISATAMSTMIPLRIISLCASCAVITYGIMIGSMPVVLTELIQMPFNAYRLWQMLRLVRDVETAADNDLSLEWLRPFGSRRPFGIGEVVFRKGDLATEMYYIESGVFRIPEVDLEVRQGGIVGELGLLSPGNARTASLVCVEAGHALCVSYSDVKQLYYQNPEFGFYFLKLTSERLFQGVQGMSKPQAVAGDAL, from the coding sequence ATGGATTGGGTCGAGGGCATCGGCTATCTCGGGACGGCGCTGACCATCTCGGCGACGGCCATGAGCACGATGATTCCGCTGCGGATCATCTCGCTCTGCGCGAGCTGCGCCGTGATCACCTACGGCATCATGATCGGCAGCATGCCGGTGGTGCTCACCGAGCTGATCCAGATGCCGTTCAACGCCTACCGGCTCTGGCAGATGCTGCGCCTCGTCCGCGACGTGGAGACGGCCGCCGACAACGACCTGTCCCTCGAGTGGCTGCGGCCCTTCGGCTCGAGACGCCCGTTCGGCATCGGCGAGGTGGTGTTCCGCAAGGGGGATCTCGCCACCGAGATGTACTACATCGAGAGCGGCGTGTTCAGGATCCCGGAGGTCGATCTCGAGGTGCGCCAGGGCGGTATCGTGGGCGAGCTCGGGCTCCTGTCACCGGGCAACGCCCGCACCGCCTCGCTGGTCTGCGTCGAGGCGGGCCACGCGCTGTGCGTGTCCTACTCCGACGTGAAGCAGCTCTACTACCAGAACCCGGAATTCGGGTTCTACTTCCTCAAGCTGACCAGCGAGCGCCTCTTCCAGGGGGTGCAGGGCATGTCCAAGCCCCAGGCGGTGGCCGGCGACGCGCTGTGA
- a CDS encoding SH3 domain-containing protein: MRVSRLSLAVAAVLVGGLATGARAAPPAGPEAGVGPVTKLPLPRYASLKTDRVNLREGPSKDHRTLWVFQRAGLPVEIVGEFETWRRIRDSEGTEGWVLHSLLSGRRTAIVNAGPDKGAEKAAVSLRAKADDGADDEAKLQTGVIGSVKSCTGTWCRMIVALPNKRDVDGYIRQNRLWGVYPNEVVE; this comes from the coding sequence ATGCGCGTGTCACGCCTCAGCCTCGCCGTCGCGGCGGTGCTGGTCGGCGGCCTCGCGACCGGTGCCCGCGCGGCGCCGCCCGCCGGCCCCGAGGCCGGGGTCGGGCCGGTGACCAAGCTGCCGCTGCCGCGCTACGCGAGCCTGAAGACCGATCGCGTCAACCTCCGCGAAGGCCCCTCGAAGGATCACCGGACCCTCTGGGTGTTCCAGCGGGCCGGTCTCCCGGTCGAGATCGTGGGCGAGTTCGAGACCTGGCGCCGGATCCGCGATTCGGAGGGCACCGAGGGCTGGGTGCTGCACTCGCTCCTGTCCGGACGCCGCACCGCCATCGTCAACGCCGGCCCCGACAAGGGAGCCGAGAAGGCGGCCGTGTCGCTGCGGGCCAAGGCCGATGACGGCGCCGACGACGAGGCCAAGCTCCAGACCGGCGTGATCGGCAGCGTCAAGAGCTGCACCGGCACGTGGTGCCGCATGATCGTCGCGCTCCCGAACAAGCGGGACGTCGACGGCTACATCCGCCAGAATCGCCTGTGGGGCGTCTACCCGAACGAGGTCGTGGAGTAG